The Fusarium graminearum PH-1 chromosome 2, whole genome shotgun sequence genome includes a region encoding these proteins:
- a CDS encoding pectate lyase precursor gives MKITSVFTAVFATLAVGSPLETRDAHIKRQAAEACSVGYCTQNGGTTGGAKGETITVTTLAALQEAAKRSGPLTIIVNGKFTGSDTIRPSSDKTIIGAAGSSLTGVGFYVRRQKNVILRNLKIAKVDASNGDAIGIDESTNVWVDHCDLSGDLSLGKDDLDGLLDISHGADWITVSNTYFHDHWKASLIGHSDNNASQDKGKLHITYANNYWKNVNSRQPLIRFATVHLVNNYWDKILLSGVNTRMGAQVLVQSSAFANSVERAIFFADSKETGYAVVDDVDLGGSVNSAPKGTLTAASLPYKVTLLGSKKVASVIPGTAGQKL, from the exons ATGAAGATTACCTCGGTTTTCACAGCCGTCTTTGCCACTTTAGCAGTCGGCTCGCCTCTCGAGACACGCGATGCACACATCAAGCGTCAGGCCGCTGAAGCATGCAGCGTTGGATACTGCACTCAGAACGGAGGAACTACTGGTGGTGCCAAGGGCGAAACTATTACCGTGACCACCCTCGCCGCTCTTCAGGAAGCTGCCAAGCGTTCCGGTCCTCTCACCATTATCGTCAATGGCAAGTTCACTGGTAGTGATACCATTCGTCCTTCGTCTGACAAGACTATCATCGGCGCGGCCGGCAGCT CACTCACCGGTGTTGGATTCTACGTTCGTCGTCAGAAGAACGTTATTCTCCGAAACCTCAAGATCGCCAAAGTTGATGCTTCCAACGGCGATGCTATTGGTATTGATGAGTCGACCAATGTCTGGGTTGACCACTGTGATCTTTCCGGAGATCTGAGCCTCGGCAAGGATGACCTTGAcggtcttcttgacatctctCACGGTGCTGATTGGATCACTGTATCCAACACTTACTTCCACGACCAC TGGAAGGCTTCGCTCATCGGCCACTCCGATAACAATGCTTCTCaggacaagggcaagcttCACATCACCTACGCCAACAACTACTGGAAGAACGTCAACAGCCGTCAGCCTCTCATCCGCTTCGCCACTGTTCACCTTGTCAACAACTACTGggacaagatccttctcTCCGGTGTCAACACTCGCATGGGTGCTCAAGTCCTGGTTCAGAGCTCTGCTTTCGCCAACTCTGTCGAGCGAGCCATTTTCTTTGCTGACTCCAAGGAGACCGGTTATGccgttgttgacgatgttgatcttggtggctCAGTTAACTCTGCCCCCAAGGGTACCCTTACTGCTGCTTCTCTGCCTTACAAGGTTACTCTTCTTGGCTCTAAGAAGGTTGCTTCTGTTATTCCCGGCACTGCTGGCCAGAAGCTGTAA